Within Triticum dicoccoides isolate Atlit2015 ecotype Zavitan chromosome 1B, WEW_v2.0, whole genome shotgun sequence, the genomic segment caatccattgagatattcctataagtgtcacaaacatccctagagttcgtagtaaaataacaccttaagacacacatcaaccgaaaccctaatgtcacctcaagtatctgcgggtttgattatacaatatgcatctcacacaatctcagattcatctagtcaaaccaacacaaagaacttcaaagagtgccctaaagtttctaccgaggagtcaagacgaaaacgtgtgccaacccatatgcatagattcccaaggtcacggaacccgcaagttgatcaccaaaacatacatcaagtggatcaagtgaatatcccattgtcaccacagataagcacatgcaagacatacatgaagtgttctcaaatccttaaagactcaatctgataagataacttcaaagggaaaactcaatccattacaagaaggtagagggggagaagcatcacaagatccaactataatagcaaagctcgcggtacatcaagatcgtgccatatcaagaacacgagagagagagagagagagagagagagagagggagagatagatagatagatagatagatagatagagagagagagagagaacaaacacatagctactggtacataccctcagccccgagggtgaactactccctcctcgtcatggagagcaccgggatgatgaagatggccactagtgatggattcccccctccggcagggtgccagaatagggtcccgattggtttttggtggctacagaggcttgcggcggcggaactcccgatcttggtttcttttcgggggtttctgtatttataggaatttttggcgtcagtttcacgtcaggggggtccccgtgtcagccacgaggtagggggcgcgcccaggggaatagagcgcgccctccgccctcgtggttgactcaggactcttctggcccaactcttttgctttggggcttcttctggtccataaaaaaccaccgtaaattttcagctcgtttggactccgtttgatattccttttctgtaaaacttaaaaacaaggaaaaaaacagaaactggcactaggctctaggttaatatgttagtcccaaaaatcatataaatgcatataaaacatctaagacgaataatataatagcatggaacaataaaaaattatagatacgttggagacgtatgaagcatccccaagcttaattcctgctcgtcctcgagtaggtaaatgataaaaatagattttttatgtggaatgctacctaatatatttatctatgtaatattctctattgtggcaagaatattcagatccataagattcaaaacaaagtttaatattgacataaaaacgataatacttcaagcatactaacatggcaattatgtcttctcaaaataacatggccaaataaagcttatccctacaaaatcatatagtctggctatgctcctcttcatatcacacaaaatactcaaatcatgcacaaccccgatgacaagccaagcaattgttttcatacttttggtgttctaaaTTTTTTTCAActtccatgcaatacatgagcgtgagccatggacatagcactataggtggaatagaatatgatggttgtggagaatacaaaaagaggaaggtagtctcacatcaactaggcgtatcaacgggctatggagatgcccatcaatagatatcaatgtgagtgagtagggattgccatgcaatggatgcactagagctataaatgtatgaaagctcaaaaaaaactaagtgggtgtgcatccaacttgcttgctcatgaagacctagggcaatttgaggaagcccatcagtggaatatacaagtcaagttctataatgaaaagttcccactagtctatgaaagtgacaaaataggggactctctatcatgaagatcatggtgctactttgaagcacaagtgtggaaaaagaatagtagcattgccccttctctctttttcttgcattttttcccttttctttcttttctttcttttttttctttttctctctctcaaattcacaattactccattagcatgactctaatatcaccatcttcatatctcaaaacaatcataaggaatcaaacttctcataatattcaatgcactttatatgaaagtttttattatacccctcttggatgcccatcatattgggATTAAATTcagaacctaagcaaattaccatgctgtttaagcctctcaaaataatataagcgaagcatgagagttcatcaatttcttcaaaataaaaccgccgccgtgctctaaaaagatataagtgaagcactagagcaaatgacaaactacttcaaaagatgtaagtgaagatcaatgagtagtcgaataattatgcaactatgtgaagactctccaacatttaagaatttcagatcttgggatattattcgaacatcaagcaaaacaaaataaaatggcattgcaaggatagcacatatcatgtgaagaagcgaaaacttaggttcaaccaaaactgaccgatggttgttgaagaagaaaggtgggatgccaaccggggcatcctcaagcttagatgcttgagacttcttgaaatattaattagggatgccttgggcatccccaatcttgagcttttgtgtctccataattccttttatatcacggttttcctaaatcttaaaaacttcatccacataaaactcaacaagaacttgtgagacaagttagtataaatcaatgcaataaccttatcattctctactgtagaaaatcactaaaattattatttgatattaCCTACTAAacgcctctacatatttaatactcctatcctcaaatagaatcattaaacaggcaaacatatgcaaacataacaataatctgtctaaacagaacagtctgtaaagaatgcaagagaaaTCATACTTTtctaacttcaaaaattctgaaaaattaccacactgtagaaaatttgttgttactcattgtgtaaaaatttcaagattttatcatgttcttacTATTCGCCAATATTCAAAATATAACAGCAAACTTTATGTTTTCGAAACAACacatatagacttgtaaaataggcatggtaaaggctatacttcactttttttattgaactaaaagatataaaacatgtctctgaacaacagcaagcaaatataaacaaaagaaaatgacgctccaagcaaaacacatatcatgtgatgaataaaaatatagctccaagtaaagttaccgatgaacgaagatgaaagaggggataccatccggggcatccccaagcttaggcttttggttatccttgaatattaccttagggtgccttgggcatccccaagcttaggctcttgccactccttactccatagtccatcaaatccttacccaaaacttcaaaacttcacaacacaaaactcaacagaaaatctcatgagatccgttaatataagaaaataaatcaccactttatggtactgttgtgaactcattctaaattcatattgatgttatatctaatgtattccaacttctccattattcatatcctccgatactactcatagattcctcaaaataagcaaacacaatgagaacagaatctgtcaaaaacagaatagtctgtagtaatctggaaactttcaatacttctgtaacttcaaaaattctccttctgttcctaaatatttgtctttctacactcttaaatgagtgaatctacactcttaaatgtgtctatatacattcgtatgtggtagtccatttgaaatctctaaaaagacaaatatttaggaacagagggagtagcatggaacaatcaaaattataaatacgttgttgACGTATCAAATCCGCTCTGGAGCGGCTGACCGTCATGAATGTGCGGTGCACGTTTGAGAGCGGGACGCGCGGTGATAATATTGGATGGGGCCGCGTTGTCGGGCGCATACATGGCACGAGTCCGGACACCGACAAACCCCCTAGAATTTTTTGCCAGTTTGCACGAATTCCGACAGTCGGCAGACATATGCGGCATTAGATGGTGAAAATAGTCTAGACACCATGGTCCAGACATTACATTTGCAGACGGTGTGCGGCACGGCCTTAGAGAGCAAATTTGGTTCAAACCGGTAGTACTCTGTTTTAGGCTTCCACAGCACGAGACGCGTAGAGAGAgtttttctttcctttcctttccgGAGAAGGATTCAAACCGAGTCCTCCGCCGCCACCGATACCCACCGATACCCAAAAAATTACTGCCGTGCTACCTATGCCACCCTCGGATCCACCCACCGGTAAAAACTTTCCATGAACGGTAGCCCCCAACGGCTAGTTCCCGTGCCCGGAGCCCCGATCGATCCCAGCCGTCGGATCTGCCGACCGTTGGCGGCCGGTCCGAAATAAAGACCCAGCCTCCTCCTGCCCCGTCCTCCACACCAGCCCCCGCCCCTCCCCGCCCCCCTCCAATCCAATCCCCCAACCCCAACCTGACGAGACCCGCCACCGCAGGGACGAACCGGAGGCCGCCGCCCTGTTCCGCTCAGGAGCTCGCCGGAGGAGCAGCGCCTCGCCGGTTCCTCGGGCCTTTGAACGGAGCCGGAACAAGCGCACCCCATGGCGACCAGGCACAACCAGCAGAACGCGGCTGCCGCTCCGCAGCCGGCGGCCAACAGAGGTGAGCCGCCCGTCCCCCCGCCCGCCGAATCTCCCTTTATCGCCGCGCCGCGTGGGGAACGACTCCTGCACCGCTAGGTTTCTTGCGGCTTGTTTCGTTCGAGTTCTTGATCTGTTCGTCTTGCGAGTCTGATCCGCCAAGATCGGATTTTTAGTTGTGTTTACCACCAGGGCAGTCTGATGTGTGCGAGTTTCTTGCCCGATCCGTGCGTTGAACAAGCGATTCCTTGATCTTTACTCATGTTTCTCTTTCGTGATGTCCAGGTGCCGCAGGGAAGCAGAagggcgccgccgccggccgccccggTGCGGGAGGAAACAGGCGGGTGCTCGGGGACATCGGCAACGTCGTCCACGCCCACGTCCTCGATGGGTAAGAAAATCAATCAGCGCAGCAACGATCGAATCCCGTCCTGCTTTTCTTTCTTCCGTTCTTTCTCCTGAACTGAATCCGTTCTTGTTCGCTGCAACAGCAAGATCCAGCTGCCGGCGGGGATCAATCGCCCAATCACCCGGAGCTTCGGTGCCCAGCTCTTGAAGAAGGCGCAGGCCGAGCCATCCAAGGTACGGACACGAGCCGAGCTCCCTTTCCGATCCCTGCATGCCTTGCTTCGAAAGCAATTTCTTGATGATGGATTCTAATCTAAATCGCTGTGGTGGTTTGCAGAATGCCGTAGCTGTTCCTCCAGCAGAGCGGGCCGGCCTGAAGCCGGTGGCCAAGAAGGTCCCTGTCAagcccgccgccgcccctcgccctgAGCCGGCCGCCGCCAAGATCGTCACCGGTTCCGACGAAATCAGGAAGCCGTCTGAGGTCTCTGCCCCCAAGACCTCGAGGAAGAAGGTCGTCCACACCCTCACGACTGTGCTCAACCATCGGTCGAAGGTGAGCGAGCCGCTCCGTCCAACCAACACCTCTGTTGTCCTAAACTTTGCTCATCCCAGTGCCTTGACTCTGCTCGCGTGTTCTTGTGAATGCAGGAGGCCTCGATAGATGACATCGACAAGCTGGACGGTGACAACGAGCTGGCCGTCGTGGACTACATCGACGACATCTACAAGTACTATAAGGAGGCACAGGTAACCACAAACATCCCTCTTCAGTCTTCAGCGTGCCTGTTCAAGTGACACGCAGCAAGCAACTGTTCTGACGATGTTCACCAATCTGTGTTGCAGCACGAGTGGCGGCCGATAGATTACATGGGCAGCCAGACTGAGGTCAACCCCAAGATGAGGGCTATCCTGATAGATTGGCTAGTGGAAGTGACCCACAAGTTCGAGCTCATGCCCGAGAGCATGTACCTGACGATCTACGTGATCGATCGCTTCCTGTCCCTGCAGGCGGTGCCGCGGCGGGAGCTGCAGCTCGTCGGCATGGCGGCCATGCTCATCGCCTGCAAATACGAGGAGATCTGGGCGCCCGAGGTATGGCCAAACCAGTTCTCTCACCCCCTTTGCATCCATCGATCGCCTGTTTGTTCGAGTAGCTGCCTCAATCTCTGTTCATGTCTGCCTGTGAACGAACTCTGAATCTGAAGTGTCTGTCTGCAGGTAAACGACTTTATATCCATCGCCGATAACTCCTACTCGAGGCAGCAGATCCTGTCAATGGAGAAGAATATCTTGAACAGCATGGCGTGGAACCTCACCGTCCCCACCCCGTACGTCTTCCTGGTGCGGTTCGCCAAGGCCGCCGGGAGCAACAAGGAGGTAAGAACCAACTGCATTTTGATTCTGAATCTCTGAAGTTGCATGTCAGTGCCATCTGCCATGGAATTTGCGTCGTACGTGGTGCTGAATTTCGTTTCCTCCTGTTCTTGTGAATGAACGCAGCTCGAAAACATGATCTTCTTCTTCGCCGAGTTGGCGCTCATGGAGTACGGGCTGGTCACCGTGCGCCCCTCGCTGGTGGCAGCTTCTGCCGTGTACGCTGCCCGGTGCACGCTGAAAAGAAGCCCCATCTGGACGGAAACCCTCAAGCACCACACCGGATTCGCTGAACCGCAGCTCCTGTGAGTGATCCATTCACTTGTCCCTCTGTTGTACCTGCCTGATGAACTTTGCTGAATGAGCTGGAACTCATGGACATTCTATCTGTTTGTTGGTTTTCAGGGAGCCTGCAAAGATGCTGGTCATGGCACACGCAGCTGCTCCGGACAGCAAGCTCAAGGCCATCTACAAGAAGTACTCCTGTGAGCAGTACGGGCGTGTGTCCCTGCGCGCCCCAGCAGTGGCCGCTCCTCAGCGCCTGGCCTAGTCTGCTTTAGGAATTGCTGCTCGGCTTTCGAGCTTGAAAGCTTAGTTACTTACTGTTACTGTCTGATATGATACACCAGGGTGTAAACAACTATATTCAGTTCATTCATATCATATGTTTTAGCGATTTGCTTGGCTTTCGAATCAAGAGAGCTGGGTTTACTTACTCTGCATGTAACAACAACAATTCATACTAGTTTGAATCGAATTCAAAGTATTCTTTTTTCATGCTGTCGGTTGTCTTGGTTCAGTTTGTGTTTGTTAATCCAGTTTTTCTTTTGTTTGCGGAGCTTTTCATTGCTGAATAAGTGCAGCAACATTAGCAAGAAAAAACGATTATAGGAGCAAGCAAAAAATCCCCATCTCAACAGTGGATGGCAAAAAACATATCTCAAATGTTCCAGGAAAAATTGAGTTCATccaaaaaaacaaaattgattccaaaaaagtgttttttaagtcaaaaaattctgaaaattattttacAAATAAATTTGGAACATTTTATGGGAAAACttatcaaaaaattctgaaaatattttaGAAATAAATTTAACTGTTTGAGGATTAGTTTTTTTTTCCTGAAGTGCAAAATTCTAAAAAACTTTTGAACTATTTTGGTATTTCCCTTGGCAGCGCACGAGGAAGGAAGCTAGGCACACATCTCAAATTCTTTTACCGGCAAATATATAAACCGAATACCAAACCGAAACTCGGTTAACCAAATTTTTGGTTAGTTATTTTAGAATATATTTTTTGGTTTCCAACCTTGTTAGAATTTTAAAAAACGAATGGTAGAAACTGAATATTTTTTTTATACCGAATACCCACGCGTAGTGCACACGAGATGTTAACGACAACTCTGTGGATACTCATGCACCAGCCCCGTGCACATGGGCCTCCATGTGAGGAGTCTTGGGGAAATGTCCCTTGTACCCTCGTACATTCTAGGGGTTAGCAAATCATAATTAGACTACTTGAGAGAACTTTTCTCCTTGTATCTCCTCCTAGAGGAACAAAACCTCCTAATTTGAGAAGGATCTCACTTGGATCGCCAAGACCTCTAAGTGGATCATCAAGACCTCGTCTACCTCTAAGATTTGAAGAAGACGTCTCATTTTGGTCTTATCCCTTACTTCTACTTTTGTTTCTTGTGGATCTACGTGTGTATCTTGGTTTAGATGTTGCAAGAGCACATGTGTGATATGGATCTTTTTTTGAGTGATTTTCCTCTTGTGTTTGTGAGTTCTCTGTGTTCTTCCTCTTTATATCATCCAAGTTGTGAAGATTGGGCACAAATCAAGACATGACCCTGCATCACTTGGGATTTGGAGGAACAACAAGAAGTTGTTGATGCATGAGCACATAAGCGGGCGTGGAAGTCATAACACCACACTACTTTCACCTCACTGCCCATctcttctttttattttattttattttattatacgAGGGACCTTAGGGCAACTCCGACGCAGATCATGTATTGGACATCACGAAGGCCATTCAACCTAAGCCATCAAATGTTCGCTCCCTCCCTTTTTTTCTATACTCAAAATACTGAAAATAATCAGAAATAAATAGCACAATCCATCCGTAAATATTCCAATGCAGTGGTAATTTAAATAAAAATATTACAATTGAAACAAAaagttataaaaatatatttcaaatttgaatttaacttATTCAAACACATGTTATAATTGTCCATGTGAAACCTCAACAGATGCTTAATCAAAtcattttgaagttgtgtatgagtTGCTCGATTACAAATATGATGTTGCATTTGGATAAAATCCTCAAATGTGACCTGATTCTACTCTGAAAGCTGGATAATCACGCATCTCTTAAAATTTCAGACCATGGAGAACTCCCTCACCCTCATCCTCCACAATCATATTGTACATGATCACACAAGCAATCATCACCTCCATAATGTTTCCGGATCTCATTGATTAGTTGGGTCCGCAAACAATTGAAAATGAGATTGAAGCACTCCAAATGTCTCTCTACATATTCTTTATAGCACCTTACTATCATCCAACAAATTGCATTGTTTGTTACCTATTCGACGAGATGGTCTTGACAAAGGTTTACCATGGATGAAAGATACCATCACAAAGATACTACCCCATGTTGTACTCATAATTGCACGGAGGAGCTTCGCCCGCACATAACTTTTCAAATAATCGAGACCGCTGCAACACATTGATGTTATTGTGAGATCTTGGCATGcaaaagaaaagaatatcaaaTCCACAAGTTTTATGATGCAAGTGCTTTAAGAATTATGGTGGGCTTTTTGTAATGGCCCTTGTCTTGGACTTTTTGAGCATAACAATTTCTCATATTTCCAGTGACTGCAATACAGGGATTCGAGCATATACCTAGAATCCTCTTGATTCTTCAAGTGACTTGAGCCTTGTTGTGTCTGCGGCAGTtggttctctcaagtactcagTTAAAAGACCTTGACCATGGTAGTGTCAAATCTAACCTTGACATCTAGGCATGTGCTCTCAGACGTTCGGAGGTACTCATTCCATGAGTCTACGACTGTGCCATAGGGAAGCATCCTGATAACAGTTGTGCACTTCTAATACCCAGAGAACCCAATGCAGCCAACATCATCCTTCTTAGGCTTGAAGTAATCATCATAGGCCCTCACATCTTGATATTTCCATTTGAACAAATTCACCGCACCTAGAATCAGCATTAGAAATAGGGCTCAAATAGTGCATCAGAGGCAAAGTAGTCACGTACAAATTAATAGTGCTTGGTATTTAATGTTCATGTTTTGAACCCTTAAAGTTGAGAACATGCTCGAATGCATGATCCATTTCTTTGAGGACCGCTCTCAATGATCTGGACATTTGCGGTCCGATTGCTGATCCGAATGGGATATCTTCATGAGTGAATAGTTTTAACCCAGTGGAGAACAACCCGTACATTATACTATTAGGAACCGAATAACTGGGACCGTTCCTCCTAGAAGGTGACTCCAATGAAGGATTCGATCGCGGAGGCAAGGAGGAACCAGCGAATGCTTTCGTTCGCTATGTCCTCCCCAGCGCGNNNNNNNNNNNNNNNNNNNNNNNNNNNNNNNNNNNNNNNNNNNNNNNNNNNNNNNNNNNNNNNNNNNNNNNNNNNNNNNNNNNNNNNNNNNNNNNNNNNNNNNNNNNNNNNNNNNNNNNNNNNNNNNNNNNNNNNNNNNNNNNNNNNNNNNNNNNNNNNNNNNNNNNNNNNNNNNNNNNNNNNNNNNNNNNNNNNNNNNNNNNNNNNNNNNNNNNNNNNNNNNNNNNNNNNNNN encodes:
- the LOC119348782 gene encoding cyclin-B1-5-like; translated protein: MATRHNQQNAAAAPQPAANRGAAGKQKGAAAGRPGAGGNRRVLGDIGNVVHAHVLDGKIQLPAGINRPITRSFGAQLLKKAQAEPSKNAVAVPPAERAGLKPVAKKVPVKPAAAPRPEPAAAKIVTGSDEIRKPSEVSAPKTSRKKVVHTLTTVLNHRSKEASIDDIDKLDGDNELAVVDYIDDIYKYYKEAQHEWRPIDYMGSQTEVNPKMRAILIDWLVEVTHKFELMPESMYLTIYVIDRFLSLQAVPRRELQLVGMAAMLIACKYEEIWAPEVNDFISIADNSYSRQQILSMEKNILNSMAWNLTVPTPYVFLVRFAKAAGSNKELENMIFFFAELALMEYGLVTVRPSLVAASAVYAARCTLKRSPIWTETLKHHTGFAEPQLLEPAKMLVMAHAAAPDSKLKAIYKKYSCEQYGRVSLRAPAVAAPQRLA